In the genome of Pseudomonas sp. P5_109, one region contains:
- a CDS encoding glucose/quinate/shikimate family membrane-bound PQQ-dependent dehydrogenase: MNNSGAAAGSKWLLAGLGVLIALIGLGLAGGGGYLIALGGSGYFLLMGLAMLVSGLMIARRKPLGAWLYGVALVLTAIWAVWDAGLEYWPLVSRVLTFAVIGLVVALIYPTLVRASGATGGRGAYGLAGILGVGVVATMAYMFVPTHVVKNTTVPAVTPVTPGTEQKDWAHWGNTTAGNRFAALDQINKGNIDKLQVAWTFRTGDIPQSTGAGAEDQNTPLQIGDTVYTCTAYGKVFALDADTGAQRWKFDPQGTAPNWQRCRGLGYSETPVAADNQPTACTKRLFLPTGDARLIAINADTGKPCEEFGNKGTVDLTTDMGEVKPGYYQQTSTPLVAGDVVIVGGRVADNYSTGEPPGVVRAYDVRSGELVWAWDPGNPNTTKRPPAGETYTRGTPNVWSAMSYDAKLGLVYLPTGNATPDFFGGQRTEFDDKWNSSIVAIDVKTGQVRWHFQTTHHDLWDFDLPAQPLLYDVPDDKGGIQPALAQVTKQGEIFLLNRETGVPIARVEERPVPQGKVPGERYSPTQPFSVDMPSIGNKTLTESDMWGATPFDQLMCRIQFKGMRHEGVYTPPGMDRALQFPGSLGGMNWGSVSVDPNTHYMFVNDMRLGLANYMIPRDKIKAGASGIEMGVVPQEGTPFGAMRERFLSAGGIPCQKPPFGTMSAIDLKTHKLMWQVPVGTVQDTGPLGIRMHLPIPIGMPTLGASLATQSGLLFFAGTQDFYLRAFDTGNGNEIWKSRLPVGSQSGPMTYVSPKTGKQYILLTVGGARQSTDRGDYVIAYALPK; this comes from the coding sequence ATGAACAATTCTGGGGCTGCCGCCGGCAGCAAATGGTTGCTGGCGGGGCTGGGTGTGCTGATTGCACTGATCGGGCTCGGCCTGGCCGGTGGCGGCGGTTATCTGATCGCGCTCGGCGGTAGTGGGTACTTCCTGTTGATGGGCCTGGCCATGCTGGTGTCCGGGTTGATGATTGCCCGGCGTAAGCCGCTCGGCGCCTGGTTGTATGGTGTGGCGTTGGTCCTCACGGCGATCTGGGCCGTTTGGGATGCCGGCCTCGAATACTGGCCGCTGGTCTCTCGGGTACTGACTTTCGCCGTGATCGGTCTGGTTGTAGCGCTGATCTACCCGACCCTGGTCCGCGCTTCGGGCGCGACCGGCGGCCGTGGTGCTTACGGTTTGGCCGGTATTCTGGGCGTGGGCGTCGTTGCGACGATGGCCTACATGTTCGTGCCGACCCACGTGGTCAAAAACACCACTGTACCTGCGGTAACGCCGGTCACTCCGGGCACCGAACAGAAAGACTGGGCCCACTGGGGCAACACCACCGCCGGCAACCGCTTTGCCGCGCTGGACCAGATCAACAAGGGCAATATCGACAAGTTGCAGGTGGCCTGGACCTTCCGCACCGGCGACATCCCGCAAAGCACCGGCGCTGGCGCCGAAGACCAGAACACCCCGCTGCAAATCGGTGACACGGTCTACACCTGCACCGCCTACGGCAAAGTCTTCGCCCTCGATGCCGACACCGGCGCCCAGCGCTGGAAGTTCGATCCGCAAGGCACCGCGCCGAACTGGCAGCGCTGCCGTGGGCTGGGCTATTCCGAAACCCCAGTGGCTGCAGACAATCAGCCAACCGCCTGTACGAAACGTCTGTTTCTGCCGACCGGCGATGCACGCCTGATCGCCATCAATGCCGACACCGGCAAGCCCTGCGAAGAGTTCGGCAACAAGGGCACTGTCGACCTGACCACCGACATGGGTGAAGTGAAGCCCGGTTACTACCAGCAAACCTCGACTCCATTGGTCGCAGGTGACGTGGTGATCGTCGGCGGTCGCGTGGCGGATAACTACTCCACTGGCGAACCGCCGGGCGTGGTGCGTGCCTACGACGTGCGCAGTGGTGAGCTGGTGTGGGCGTGGGATCCGGGTAATCCGAACACCACCAAACGTCCGCCGGCCGGTGAGACTTATACCCGTGGTACGCCGAACGTGTGGTCGGCCATGTCCTACGACGCCAAGCTCGGTCTGGTCTACCTGCCAACCGGCAACGCGACGCCTGACTTCTTCGGCGGTCAACGCACCGAGTTCGACGACAAGTGGAACTCGTCCATCGTCGCCATCGATGTGAAGACCGGCCAGGTGCGCTGGCATTTCCAGACCACCCACCACGACCTGTGGGACTTCGACCTGCCAGCACAGCCGCTGCTGTACGATGTGCCGGACGACAAGGGCGGCATCCAGCCAGCCCTGGCGCAAGTCACCAAGCAGGGCGAGATCTTCCTGCTCAACCGCGAAACCGGCGTGCCTATCGCCCGCGTCGAAGAGCGTCCGGTGCCGCAAGGCAAGGTGCCCGGCGAGCGCTACTCGCCAACCCAGCCGTTCTCGGTGGACATGCCGTCAATCGGCAACAAGACCCTGACCGAATCCGACATGTGGGGCGCCACACCGTTTGATCAGTTGATGTGCCGCATCCAGTTCAAAGGCATGCGCCACGAAGGCGTCTACACCCCGCCGGGCATGGACCGCGCCCTGCAATTCCCGGGCTCGCTGGGCGGCATGAACTGGGGCAGCGTCTCGGTCGACCCGAACACCCACTACATGTTCGTCAACGACATGCGCCTGGGCCTGGCCAACTACATGATCCCGCGCGACAAGATCAAAGCCGGGGCCAGTGGTATCGAAATGGGCGTGGTACCGCAGGAAGGCACTCCGTTCGGCGCCATGCGCGAACGCTTCCTCTCGGCAGGCGGCATTCCGTGCCAGAAACCACCGTTCGGCACCATGTCGGCCATCGACCTCAAGACCCACAAACTGATGTGGCAAGTCCCGGTCGGCACCGTGCAGGACACCGGCCCGCTGGGCATCCGCATGCATCTGCCGATCCCGATCGGCATGCCGACCCTCGGCGCATCGCTCGCCACCCAGTCCGGCCTGCTGTTCTTCGCCGGCACCCAGGACTTCTACCTGCGCGCCTTCGACACCGGCAACGGCAACGAAATCTGGAAATCGCGTTTGCCGGTGGGCAGCCAGTCCGGGCCGATGACTTATGTGTCGCCGAAAACCGGCAAGCAGTACATTCTGCTGACGGTGGGTGGTGCGCGTCAGTCGACGGATCGTGGGGATTATGTGATTGCCTACGCTTTGCCCAAATAA
- a CDS encoding Lrp/AsnC family transcriptional regulator, translated as MPDIRPPVLDEIDRQLIAALQINARESVAMLARQLGIARTTVTSRLARLEKAKVITGYGVRLGQRVVDGGLQAYVGITVQPRSGKEVLRRLSAMAQVQQLCAVSGEFDYVAWLRTDSPEQLDQLLDQIGSVDGVEKTTTSIILSSKIDRGQPV; from the coding sequence TTGCCTGACATTCGCCCACCCGTTCTCGACGAAATCGACCGCCAGTTGATCGCGGCCCTGCAGATCAACGCCCGCGAGAGTGTGGCTATGTTGGCCCGGCAATTGGGCATCGCCCGCACCACGGTCACCTCGCGCCTGGCGCGGCTGGAAAAGGCCAAGGTGATCACCGGCTACGGCGTGCGCCTTGGGCAGCGGGTGGTGGATGGCGGGTTGCAGGCGTATGTGGGGATTACCGTGCAACCGCGTTCCGGCAAGGAGGTGTTGCGACGCCTGAGCGCGATGGCGCAGGTGCAGCAGTTGTGTGCGGTGAGTGGCGAATTTGATTATGTGGCGTGGTTGCGCACCGATTCGCCGGAGCAGCTGGATCAGTTGCTGGATCAGATTGGCAGTGTGGATGGGGTAGAGAAGACTACGACGTCGATCATCTTGAGTAGCAAGATTGATCGGGGGCAGCCGGTTTGA
- a CDS encoding flavin monoamine oxidase family protein, translating into MNKNNRHPADGKKPVTIFGPDFPFAFDDWIEHPAGLGSIPEHNHGAEVAIVGGGIAGLVAAYELMKLGLKPVVYEASKMGGRLRSQAFNGAEGIVAELGGMRFPVSSTAFYHYVDKLGLETKPFPNPLTPASGSTVIDLEGQTHYAQKLSDLPALFQEVADAWADALEAGSQFSDIQQAIRDRDVPRLKELWNTLVPLWDDRTFYDFVATSKAFAKLSFHHREVFGQVGFGTGGWDSDFPNSMLEIFRVVMTNCDDHQHLVVGGVEQVPQGIWRHVPERCAHWPAGTSLSSLHNGAPRTGVKKIAHAPGGRFAVTDNWGDTREYAAVLTTCQSWLLTTQIECDESLFSQKMWMALDRTRYMQSSKTFVMVDRPFWKDKDPETGRDLMSMTLTDRLTRGTYLFDNGDDKPGVICLSYSWMSDALKMLPQPVEKRVKLALDALKKIYPKVDIAARIIGDPITVSWEADPHFLGAFKGALPGHYRYNQRMYAHFMQDDMPAEQRGIFIAGDDVSWTPAWVEGAVQTSLNAVWGIMKHFGGATHAENPGPGDVFNEIGPIALPE; encoded by the coding sequence ATGAACAAGAACAATCGCCATCCTGCAGACGGTAAGAAACCAGTCACCATTTTCGGTCCGGACTTTCCTTTTGCCTTCGACGACTGGATCGAACACCCGGCTGGCCTGGGCAGCATTCCAGAGCACAATCACGGTGCCGAAGTGGCGATTGTCGGCGGCGGCATCGCCGGGCTGGTGGCTGCTTACGAACTGATGAAACTGGGTCTGAAACCGGTCGTCTACGAAGCCTCGAAAATGGGCGGCCGCTTGCGCTCCCAGGCGTTCAATGGTGCCGAAGGCATCGTTGCCGAACTGGGCGGGATGCGCTTTCCGGTGTCGTCCACTGCGTTCTATCACTATGTCGACAAGCTCGGCCTGGAAACCAAACCCTTCCCCAACCCGCTGACGCCTGCGTCGGGCAGTACGGTGATCGACCTCGAAGGTCAGACCCATTACGCACAGAAGTTGTCGGACCTTCCTGCACTGTTCCAGGAAGTGGCTGACGCCTGGGCCGATGCCCTGGAGGCCGGCTCGCAGTTCTCGGATATCCAGCAAGCCATTCGCGACCGCGACGTGCCACGCCTCAAAGAGCTGTGGAACACCCTGGTACCGCTGTGGGACGACCGCACTTTCTACGACTTCGTCGCCACCTCCAAGGCGTTCGCCAAGCTGTCGTTCCATCACCGCGAAGTGTTCGGGCAGGTCGGTTTCGGCACCGGCGGCTGGGATTCGGACTTCCCGAACTCGATGCTGGAAATCTTCCGCGTCGTCATGACCAACTGCGACGATCACCAGCACCTGGTGGTCGGCGGCGTGGAACAGGTTCCGCAGGGCATCTGGCGCCACGTGCCGGAGCGTTGCGCACACTGGCCGGCCGGCACCAGCCTCAGCTCGCTGCACAACGGCGCACCGCGCACCGGCGTGAAGAAAATTGCCCACGCACCGGGCGGCCGTTTCGCCGTCACCGACAACTGGGGCGACACCCGCGAATACGCAGCCGTGCTGACCACCTGCCAGAGTTGGCTGCTCACCACTCAAATCGAATGCGACGAAAGCCTGTTTTCGCAAAAGATGTGGATGGCTTTGGACCGCACCCGCTACATGCAGTCGTCGAAGACTTTCGTGATGGTCGACCGCCCGTTCTGGAAGGACAAGGATCCGGAAACCGGCCGCGATCTGATGAGCATGACCCTCACCGACCGCCTGACCCGTGGCACTTATCTGTTCGACAACGGCGACGACAAGCCAGGGGTGATTTGCCTGTCGTACTCGTGGATGAGCGACGCGCTGAAAATGCTGCCGCAGCCGGTGGAAAAACGCGTGAAGCTGGCATTGGATGCGTTGAAGAAGATCTACCCGAAAGTCGACATCGCCGCGCGCATCATCGGTGACCCGATCACCGTTTCGTGGGAAGCCGACCCGCATTTCCTCGGCGCGTTCAAAGGCGCCCTGCCCGGCCACTACCGCTACAACCAGCGCATGTACGCGCACTTCATGCAGGACGACATGCCGGCCGAACAGCGCGGGATCTTCATCGCCGGTGACGACGTTTCGTGGACGCCGGCCTGGGTCGAGGGCGCGGTGCAGACATCGCTCAACGCGGTATGGGGCATCATGAAACACTTCGGCGGTGCAACTCACGCCGAGAATCCGGGTCCAGGAGATGTATTCAACGAGATCGGACCGATCGCCCTGCCCGAGTAA
- a CDS encoding carbon-nitrogen hydrolase family protein, which translates to MRVALYQCPPLPLDVAGNLQRLHQLALEAKGADLLVLPEMFLTGYNIGVDAVSVLAEVHNGESAQQIARIAKAAGIAILYGYPERTADGQIYNAVQLIDASGERVCNYRKTHLFGDLDHSMFSAGSDEFPIVELNGWKLGFLICYDLEFPENARRLALAGAELILVPTANMIPFDFVADVTVRSRAFENQCYVAYANYCGHEGDIHYCGQSSIAAPDGSRIAQAGLDEALIVGELDRQLMVDSRAANRYLIDRRPELYGDLSKR; encoded by the coding sequence ATGCGCGTAGCCCTTTACCAATGCCCACCGCTGCCTCTGGATGTCGCTGGCAACCTGCAACGCTTGCACCAGCTTGCGCTGGAGGCAAAAGGTGCCGACCTGCTGGTGCTGCCGGAAATGTTCCTGACCGGCTACAACATCGGTGTCGATGCCGTCAGTGTGCTGGCTGAGGTGCATAACGGTGAGTCGGCGCAGCAGATCGCGCGCATTGCCAAGGCGGCCGGGATCGCCATTTTGTATGGCTATCCCGAGCGCACCGCCGACGGGCAGATCTACAACGCCGTGCAGTTGATCGACGCCAGTGGCGAGCGTGTGTGCAACTACCGCAAGACTCACTTGTTCGGCGACCTCGATCACTCGATGTTCAGCGCAGGTTCCGATGAGTTTCCTATCGTTGAGCTCAATGGCTGGAAGCTCGGTTTCCTGATCTGCTACGACCTGGAATTTCCGGAAAACGCCCGGCGCCTGGCCCTGGCCGGTGCCGAGCTGATCCTGGTGCCGACCGCGAACATGATTCCGTTCGATTTCGTCGCCGATGTCACCGTGCGCTCCCGCGCCTTCGAAAACCAATGCTATGTGGCCTACGCCAACTATTGCGGCCACGAAGGCGACATCCACTATTGCGGCCAGAGCAGCATCGCCGCGCCGGATGGCAGCCGCATCGCCCAGGCAGGACTTGATGAAGCATTGATTGTCGGTGAGTTGGATCGTCAATTGATGGTCGACTCCCGCGCCGCCAATCGCTACCTGATCGATCGTCGTCCCGAGCTTTACGGCGACCTGAGCAAGCGCTGA
- the pqqF gene encoding pyrroloquinoline quinone biosynthesis protein PqqF — protein MPALNHPRPHTETLANGLRVTLRHAPDLKRCAAALRVAAGSHDVPLAWPGLAHFLEHLLFLGTVRFPAGQGLMAYVQSHGGQVNARTSERTTDYFFELSPQAFAGGLERLSDMLAHPRMNPDDQQREREVLQAEFVAWSQDPAAQQQRALFDGLSEAHPLRGFHAGNRDSLPVPQPEFQQALQDFYQRFYRTGQMTLSLAGPQSVDELRAMAEAFGQALAQGETTPQQSPAPLMTSSDSSYQQAGEQRLDLLFALEALPESSTEALLFLCHSLNSEKPGGLLADLRERGLAEQLKAESLYQFAGQALLHVEFTLPANSVATGIRERLMDWLGFFARQDWSPLREEYVALLQRQQQVSSALQLVRLDSEQHEVGLSGQGVTALKQILKQIGAVDNFSGPWQLPAPNPFLRTEAPAPNAGLIRGQTSAHRGLRTFAQDRSRSRRERSPMQFSQAWPDNSAEGAIYLRWRLDSAPGSSLQSRLESSLQPLREDARQAGVDLSFSASGNEWLLKLNGLQEPMSAVLEHVLKELTKPDAAVSQTASTSVALIPIRQLLKTLPDHCHGHTANSDDVQQLWSSARWDGLAIGLSAQTQAAMGLALSRIPGTPDNQPTPPSSILAQHLWSTVDTTSSEHALLLFCPTATQEMADEAAWRLLAHVCQTPFYQRLRVELQLGYAVFSALRQIHGQTGLLFGVQSPSVAPVELLQHIEQFLDSLPELIHSLDDSTFNAQRQALADQFSSAALTTGQAAELLWQGKLAGRSSDYLMHLPEAIVRIDQTALLAAAQRLNQAEGGRRCLANSAVPDAPWQAAK, from the coding sequence ATGCCCGCGCTGAATCACCCTCGCCCCCACACTGAAACCCTGGCCAATGGCTTGCGGGTGACGCTGCGTCATGCCCCTGATTTGAAGCGCTGCGCAGCCGCGTTGCGGGTCGCCGCGGGCAGCCATGATGTGCCGCTGGCGTGGCCTGGCCTGGCGCATTTTCTTGAGCATCTGCTGTTTCTCGGTACCGTGCGTTTTCCTGCGGGACAAGGGCTGATGGCCTACGTCCAGAGTCATGGCGGGCAAGTGAATGCGCGGACCAGCGAACGCACCACGGATTACTTTTTCGAACTGTCACCCCAGGCGTTTGCCGGTGGGCTGGAGCGTCTGTCAGACATGCTCGCCCATCCACGTATGAATCCCGACGATCAGCAGCGAGAACGGGAAGTGTTGCAGGCGGAGTTTGTCGCGTGGTCACAAGATCCAGCGGCGCAACAACAGCGGGCATTGTTCGATGGGCTTTCTGAGGCTCATCCGCTGCGAGGTTTCCACGCGGGCAATCGCGATAGCCTGCCGGTGCCGCAACCCGAATTTCAGCAGGCATTGCAGGATTTTTATCAGCGGTTCTATCGGACAGGGCAGATGACCTTGAGCCTGGCCGGTCCGCAAAGTGTCGATGAATTGAGAGCGATGGCCGAGGCATTTGGCCAAGCCCTTGCCCAAGGTGAAACCACCCCACAACAATCCCCCGCGCCGCTGATGACGAGCTCAGACTCAAGTTATCAACAGGCTGGCGAACAACGACTGGATCTGCTGTTTGCCCTCGAGGCCCTGCCCGAATCTTCCACCGAAGCACTGCTGTTCCTGTGTCACTCGCTGAACTCCGAGAAGCCGGGTGGTTTGCTGGCGGATTTGCGTGAGCGTGGATTGGCGGAACAGCTCAAGGCCGAGTCGCTGTATCAATTCGCCGGGCAAGCCTTGCTGCACGTCGAGTTCACCTTGCCCGCCAACTCCGTCGCAACCGGGATTCGCGAGCGGCTGATGGATTGGCTGGGCTTCTTCGCCCGGCAAGACTGGAGCCCGCTGCGCGAAGAGTACGTCGCCCTGCTCCAGCGCCAGCAGCAAGTCAGCAGCGCCTTGCAACTGGTCCGACTGGACAGCGAGCAACACGAAGTCGGGTTGTCCGGGCAAGGCGTTACAGCCCTCAAGCAAATCCTCAAACAAATCGGCGCTGTGGATAACTTCAGCGGGCCATGGCAATTGCCCGCACCCAACCCGTTCCTGCGTACCGAAGCACCGGCGCCCAACGCCGGATTGATTCGCGGCCAGACCAGCGCCCATCGTGGTTTGCGCACTTTTGCCCAGGACCGTTCGCGCAGCCGTCGTGAACGGTCGCCGATGCAATTCAGCCAGGCATGGCCGGACAACAGCGCCGAAGGCGCAATTTATCTGCGCTGGCGCCTGGACTCGGCTCCCGGCAGCAGCCTCCAGTCACGGCTGGAAAGTAGCTTGCAGCCGTTGCGCGAAGACGCGCGGCAGGCCGGTGTGGATTTGTCCTTCAGTGCGTCGGGCAACGAATGGCTGCTCAAACTAAATGGGCTACAGGAGCCGATGTCCGCCGTCCTCGAGCATGTGCTGAAAGAACTGACAAAACCCGATGCCGCTGTCTCACAAACCGCATCGACCAGCGTTGCGTTGATACCGATTCGACAACTGCTCAAAACATTGCCCGATCACTGCCACGGGCACACCGCGAACTCGGATGACGTGCAGCAACTCTGGTCGAGTGCACGCTGGGATGGGCTGGCCATCGGGTTATCGGCTCAGACTCAAGCGGCCATGGGCCTGGCCTTGAGCCGCATACCCGGCACGCCGGACAATCAACCGACGCCGCCCTCTTCGATCCTTGCACAGCATCTGTGGAGCACTGTCGATACCACTTCCAGCGAGCACGCGTTGCTGCTGTTCTGTCCGACAGCCACTCAGGAAATGGCCGACGAAGCCGCGTGGCGGTTGCTCGCGCATGTCTGCCAGACGCCGTTCTACCAACGCCTGCGGGTGGAGTTGCAACTCGGCTATGCGGTGTTCAGCGCCCTGCGGCAAATCCACGGGCAAACCGGGTTGCTGTTCGGCGTGCAATCGCCAAGCGTTGCACCTGTGGAGCTGCTGCAACACATCGAGCAATTCCTGGATTCATTGCCGGAGCTGATCCACTCGCTCGACGACAGCACCTTCAACGCTCAACGCCAGGCCCTGGCGGATCAGTTTTCCAGCGCTGCGCTTACCACGGGGCAAGCGGCCGAATTGCTCTGGCAGGGCAAGCTGGCCGGCCGTTCGTCGGATTATCTGATGCACTTGCCCGAGGCCATTGTGCGCATTGACCAGACCGCTCTACTGGCTGCGGCCCAACGCCTGAATCAGGCCGAAGGTGGCCGGCGGTGCCTTGCCAACAGCGCTGTACCCGACGCGCCATGGCAAGCGGCAAAATGA
- the pqqA gene encoding pyrroloquinoline quinone precursor peptide PqqA, producing the protein MAWTKPAYTDLRIGFEVTMYFASR; encoded by the coding sequence ATGGCCTGGACCAAACCTGCCTACACCGACCTGCGTATCGGCTTTGAAGTCACCATGTACTTCGCCAGCCGCTAA
- the pqqB gene encoding pyrroloquinoline quinone biosynthesis protein PqqB — MFVQILGSAAGGGFPQWNCNCVNCAGFRDGSLRATARTQSSIAISDDGVNWVLCNTSPDIRAQLQSFAPMQPGRALRDTGIGAIILMDSQIDHTTGLLMLREGCPHQVWCTDMVHEDLSSGFPLFTMLTHWNGGLNWNRIELDQSFSVPACPNLRFTPLPLRSAAPPYSPHRFDPHPGDNIGLIVEDLNTGGKLFYAPGLGKVDAPLLEIMADSDCLLVDGTLWDDDEMQRRGVGTRTGREMGHLAQNGPGGMLEVLEQLPNQRKVLIHINNTNPILDEDSPQRAELDRRQVEVAYDGMSIVL, encoded by the coding sequence ATGTTCGTCCAGATTCTAGGTTCCGCCGCCGGCGGCGGATTCCCCCAGTGGAATTGCAACTGCGTGAACTGCGCAGGCTTTCGCGACGGGAGCCTGCGGGCCACGGCTCGGACACAATCGTCCATCGCAATTTCCGATGACGGCGTGAACTGGGTGCTGTGCAACACCTCCCCGGACATCCGCGCGCAACTCCAGAGCTTCGCCCCGATGCAGCCGGGTCGCGCCCTGCGCGATACCGGGATCGGTGCGATCATCCTGATGGACAGCCAGATCGACCACACCACCGGCCTGCTCATGCTGCGCGAAGGTTGCCCTCATCAGGTCTGGTGTACCGACATGGTCCACGAGGATCTGAGCAGTGGCTTCCCACTGTTCACCATGCTGACGCACTGGAATGGCGGGCTGAACTGGAACCGCATCGAACTCGATCAAAGCTTCAGCGTCCCGGCTTGCCCGAACCTGCGCTTCACTCCGCTGCCACTGCGCAGCGCCGCGCCGCCCTACTCGCCGCACCGTTTCGACCCGCATCCGGGCGACAACATCGGCCTGATCGTTGAAGACCTGAACACCGGTGGCAAACTGTTTTACGCACCGGGACTTGGCAAAGTCGATGCGCCGCTGCTTGAGATCATGGCCGACAGCGATTGCCTGTTGGTCGATGGCACCTTGTGGGATGACGACGAAATGCAGCGTCGCGGGGTCGGCACCCGCACCGGTCGGGAGATGGGCCACCTGGCGCAGAACGGGCCCGGCGGCATGCTCGAAGTGCTTGAGCAATTGCCCAACCAGCGCAAAGTACTTATCCACATCAACAACACCAACCCGATTCTCGATGAGGATTCACCACAGCGCGCGGAGCTGGATCGGCGCCAGGTTGAAGTGGCTTATGACGGCATGAGTATTGTGTTGTAG
- the pqqC gene encoding pyrroloquinoline-quinone synthase PqqC, translating into MTDTPMSPAEFEAALRAKGAYYHIHHPYHVAMYEGRATREQIQGWVANRFYYQVNIPLKDAAILANCPDREIRREWIQRLLDHDGAPGEDGGIEAWLRLGQAVGLDPDQLRSQELVLPGVRFAVDAYVNFARRASWQEAASSSLTELFAPQIHQSRLDSWPQHYPWIDPAGYEYFRTRLGQARRDVEHGLAITLQHYTTREGQERMLEILQFKLDILWSMLDAMSMAYELKRPPYHSVTGERVWHKGITL; encoded by the coding sequence ATGACCGACACCCCGATGTCCCCCGCCGAATTCGAAGCGGCCTTGCGCGCCAAGGGCGCCTACTACCACATCCATCATCCGTACCACGTGGCGATGTACGAAGGCCGGGCCACCCGCGAACAGATCCAGGGCTGGGTCGCCAACCGCTTCTACTATCAGGTGAACATTCCCCTGAAGGACGCGGCAATCCTCGCTAATTGCCCTGACCGCGAGATCCGCCGCGAGTGGATTCAACGCCTGCTCGACCACGACGGCGCACCGGGTGAAGACGGCGGCATCGAAGCCTGGCTGCGTCTGGGCCAGGCCGTCGGCCTCGACCCGGATCAACTGCGCTCCCAGGAACTGGTACTGCCCGGCGTGCGTTTCGCCGTCGACGCCTACGTCAATTTCGCCCGCCGCGCCAGTTGGCAGGAAGCCGCGAGCAGCTCGCTGACCGAACTGTTCGCCCCGCAGATCCACCAATCGCGCCTGGACAGCTGGCCCCAGCACTACCCGTGGATCGACCCCGCCGGCTACGAGTATTTCCGCACCCGCCTGGGCCAGGCACGGCGTGATGTCGAGCACGGTCTGGCGATCACGCTGCAGCACTACACTACCCGTGAAGGCCAGGAACGCATGCTGGAAATTCTCCAGTTCAAACTGGACATTCTTTGGAGCATGCTCGATGCCATGAGCATGGCCTACGAACTGAAACGCCCGCCGTATCACAGCGTGACCGGGGAACGGGTCTGGCACAAAGGAATCACCTTATGA
- the pqqD gene encoding pyrroloquinoline quinone biosynthesis peptide chaperone PqqD, producing the protein MSFDRSKTPTWRTGYRFQYEPAQKGHVLLYPEGMIKLNESAALIGGLIDGERDVAAIINELDQQFPGVPELGDDIEQFMEVARAQHWIELA; encoded by the coding sequence ATGAGTTTCGATCGCAGCAAGACCCCGACCTGGCGCACCGGCTACCGTTTCCAGTACGAACCGGCGCAGAAAGGCCATGTGCTGCTGTACCCCGAAGGCATGATCAAGCTCAACGAAAGTGCCGCGCTGATCGGCGGTTTGATCGACGGTGAACGGGATGTCGCGGCGATCATCAACGAGCTCGACCAACAATTCCCCGGCGTGCCCGAGCTCGGTGACGACATCGAGCAATTCATGGAGGTTGCCCGTGCACAGCACTGGATCGAACTTGCCTGA